The following are encoded in a window of Hemiscyllium ocellatum isolate sHemOce1 chromosome 35, sHemOce1.pat.X.cur, whole genome shotgun sequence genomic DNA:
- the LOC132832439 gene encoding muscarinic acetylcholine receptor M2-like yields the protein MANTTQVDYSLNNSTTMFNTERESPYKIVEFIVIAIAAGSLSFLTFTGNILVIISIKRNRHLQTINNYFLLSLACADMILGAVSMNLYTIYLIFGYWPMGPVVCDLWLALDHVVGNASSMNIFIISFDRYSSVTNPLSYPVKRTRKIAGMMIAMAWVVPFIVWGPSILFWQFIVGERTVGESECYVQFLSNPVVTLGITIGSFFFPVIIMVIFYVHISLASKRRIKQDILEHDLGKSSWFSSLVKGKIMKLNNNNLTNGSDGLSHDEKQAEINRALTTDYSGQRLQENRCNYSKPLSTYASKKVPATQRIKTTSPARNHSSNGNIKFSCIDIVPESQNNADVNSTKRNVKGISHTINTNNNIKMTRKDAQVVDTMKTPVKKKVPVNREKKVTTTVLAILLAFIITWTPYFVMLLISTFCSICVPNIVWIIGYWLCYINCTINPFCYALCNSTFKKTFKHLLLCQYKSVGATK from the coding sequence ATGGCAAATACAACACAAGTAGATTATTCTCTCAATAATTCAACTACCATGTTTAATACTGAAAGAGAGAGTCCTtataaaattgttgaattcaTCGTTATTGCCATTGCGGCAGGATCTTTAAGTTTCCTGACCTTTACTGGTAACATTCTAGTTATTATTTCTATCAAACGAAATAGACATTTGCAAACTATTAACAACTATTTCCTATTAAGCTTAGCCTGTGCTGACATGATTCTTGGTGCAGTCTCTATGAATCTATATACAATCTACCTGATTTTTGGATACTGGCCCATGGGACCAGTGGTCTGTGATTTATGGTTGGCTTTAGATCATGTCGTTGGCAATGCCTCTTCCATGAATATTTTTATCATCAGCTTTGACCGTTACTCAAGTGTAACAAATCCTTTGAGCTACCCAGTGAAGAGAACACGAAAGATTGCAGGAATGATGATTGCAATGGCGTGGGTGGTGCCATTCATTGTGTGGGGTCCTTCCATTCTCTTCTGGCAGTTCATCGTAGGAGAGCGTACAGTTGGTGAGAGTGAGTGTTATGTCCAGTTTCTTTCAAATCCTGTTGTCACTCTTGGGATTACAATAGGTTCCTTCTTTTTCCCTGTTATTATTATGGTCATTTTCTATGTACACATATCTCTTGCCAGCAAGAGAAGGATAAAACAGGATATATTGGAACATGATTTGGGGAAAAGCTCCTGGTTTTCCAGTCTTGTCAAGGGAAAGATTATGAAATTGAATAATAACAATCTAACAAATGGTTCTGATGGATTGTCGCATGATGAAAAGCAAGCAGAAATAAATCGTGCTCTCACAACTGATTATTCTGGGCAAAGACTGCAGGAAAACCGCTGTAATTATTCAAAGCCACTTAGTACATACGCATCCAAGAAGGTGCCAGCAACCCAAAGGATCAAAACAACCTCTCCAGCACGTAATCATTCCAGCAACGGAAACATCAAATTCTCCTGCATAGATATAGTTCCAGAATCTCAAAATAATGCAGATGTCAACTCCACAAAAAGAAACGTCAAAGGCATCAGTCATACCATAAATACAAATAACAATATAAAAATGACCAGAAAAGATGCTCAAGTTGTTGATACGATGAAGACTCCTGTTAAGAAAAAGGTGCCTGTGAATCGCGAGAAGAAGGTGACCACAACAGTTCTGGCTATACTCCTTGCATTCATCATCACTTGGACCCCATACTTCGTCATGCTTCTCATTAGCACTTTCTGTTCAATATGTGTACCAAACATAGTCTGGATTATTGGATATTGGCTATGTTACATCAACTGCACCATCAATCCATTCTGTTATGCATTGTGTAATAGTACATTCAAGAAAACGTTCAAACATCTTCTGCTATGTCAGTACAAAAGCGTTGGAGCAACAAAATAA